In the genome of Drosophila subpulchrella strain 33 F10 #4 breed RU33 chromosome 2L, RU_Dsub_v1.1 Primary Assembly, whole genome shotgun sequence, one region contains:
- the LOC119548810 gene encoding uncharacterized protein LOC119548810 isoform X8, with amino-acid sequence MHQNKAFLNGNGNCNCHCCGSAAPRPAPPALFDLSLPIVTVTTTRNTCNMEYLTGRLSILWLLGLSLLLFKTGSTEAQSKRASRVTSSRSFGTNVKPTSSNGISFDCPEEFGYYPHPSDCTQYYVCVFGGALLESCTGGLMYSHELQTCDWPRNVGCELVDTSSERGPARSQGQSQTHTQAQHVPSRVRFGAAFSSPGGTQKAPTVAPQYHRSPPQVIQAQVQHIPPPPPELRVPPNPVITSRGQPKPLIESQEDIAKLYAEAQETLPPVEEEESDRQQRVYRGQPSTVSQVQRDRDGIIHQASINAIPQSGKIASYAFGTAYSESLDDDKNELSHNRLDGGRRRKRRDLTVQLTEVALTKPAGIGNPNDSNSSSEVMEPDTTSALPDSSEISNSSNNSKERFEEAAPAVVELRKYSSKISQPKGETAMEFDYEQIANEDGELLDEGEGEDDVATGESKRRPRQLRPISHTSSKWPGQNYRAIDAPPPPQYSQQTGYSFGTYNPYLTPPNPANTQPLYGNHNYNQLTPGYQSYLHQQQQVAPAGPHPQQKPKVVYTGYNLSLPPPPLEDDFRPISGSYYGAAGTGPSSPRPHNIQQQHSNAGDLLPYLIQQLKELKERRKNLQAENFAYFHLDNQPVSPAPVSGATSVPTASTAHYSSVDPSKHAHQVTPNGQYSTMGGFFNNQKPDQAPYTVNYPGKLVSHYSIGSDDGQRSTTESNYFQYNIVANQKMKGVLSTAKPSQLGLAAFKVRPPVTPLHVTQSINVVSPPNLAYNRPNSLQQVPFRDFSHLPVGISYATNSTVPESYQTFTKSISTTEAPKGDLPNSKSKLTNFQFNIHEFMANLKASDLSSVNPAVNPLIKYFKQVSSDGNKNSTLRNTLVPRRPVPGSTSSVSSTASTTQIPTTPSYSTSKTRFRAKPTVPTPTTPTTTRALKGYENFIKGIQNQLNKQTSSQIPASSTSTSTLRVPTTTTVKSVDYYDEDYEEDEDILPPSQMPPYMPMSETMAPPRPQLPTAAPFTESPGKARPNFQTGFLEATTTRRPFPNFSQLNQPGAEAGVPSFISFPSDIFQELKQRLPHLPETSTPQTSTKIPTTPRSMRPSSNPRPIPSSTAPPTTRVRYTVRPHKRGQQKWMTMAPVQGQKDVKNLTENEPEILGSSKQSNLGGLQLNSIHVGSGEERHRVESSSPSSLGAPPPANVFVQPTPQAPSPQLEPNRNYYNASIFNHGGGYQPPQQQQQQQQQQLQPTPFQQATPQQQHQLQPQASPHPYDSSYYSVYDDDIDLYRDIEYQQQQQQDQQQPSVPQYQPTVRQQQPHSTYRPLELSATPTPPQKSSYSNQQTLAYSSDYDEDINAQIEQENLYDQPTRSPQRVEQVAIQRLDSRPSPSTDLSPTTPATRPDALTYYDTVTTPNPPQHGPADYSYSSSAEYAFGSAEDYDLRERTLTRAKSTARTYTDDYDLIANVVGPTSKSTMAPPTRTQNTKSTSALSMNPSKSSITNTQILEVTKSTTTTTTTTTTPFPSTTTTKLARNNNRNRGNAMYANQDRDVLSTPNRGTHPPRTRPTLKPSGTIVSKAQEFVDIYRYPPTRPDPIYPQPTPDKTAAKCRKDVCLLPDCYCGGKDIPGDLPVESIPQIVLLTFDDSVNDLNKQLYTDLFEKGRVNPNGCPITATFYVSHEWTDYSQVQNLYADGHEMASHTVSHSFGEQFSQKKWTREISGQREILAAYGGVKLSDVRGMRAPFLSVGGNKMYKMLYDSNFTYDSSMPVYENRPPSWPYTLDYKIFHDCMIPPCPTRSYPGVWQVPMVMWQDLNGGRCSMGDACSNPSDADGVTKMIMKNFERHYTTNRAPFGLFYHAAWFTQPHHKEGFIKFLDAINAMQDVWIITNWQALQWVRDPTPTSRINSFQPFQCDYSDRPKRCNNPKVCNLWHKSGVRYMKTCQPCPDIYPWTGKSGIRSSRIDNEVEEPAA; translated from the exons GATCCACAGAGGCACAGAGCAAACGAGCCTCACGCGTCACCAGTTCCCGTAGCTTTGGCACGAACGTCAAGCCCACAAGCTCCAATGGCATTAGCTTCGACTGCCCCGAGGAGTTCGGATACTACCCGCACCCCTCGGACTGCACCCAATACTACGTGTGCGTCTTCGGAGGAGCGCTGCTTGAGAGCTGTACTGGCGGCCTCATGTACTCGCACGAGCTGCAGACCTGCGATTGGCCCCGGAACGTGGGCTGCGAGTTGGTGGACACATCATCGGAGCGCGGCCCCGCACGTAGCCAGGGCCAGAGCCAAACGCACACCCAGGCGCAGCATGTTCCCAGTAGAGTGCGCTTTGGAGCCGCTTTCAGCAGCCCTGGCGGCACGCAGAAGGCGCCCACTGTGGCCCCACAGTACCACCGCTCTCCGCCACAGGTCATCCAGGCGCAGGTGCAACACATACCTCCTCCGCCACCGGAGCTGCGAGTGCCACCCAACCCGGTTATCACGTCGCGGGGTCAACCAAAACCACTGATCGAGTCCCAGGAGGACATTGCGAAG CTGTATGCCGAAGCGCAAGAGACTTTGCCGCCTGTAGAAGAAGAGGAGTCCGATCGTCAGCAGAGAGTGTACCGCGGCCAACCCAGTACCGTCAGTCAAGTGCAGCGCGACCGCGATGGTATTATTCACCAGGCCAGTATCAATGCCATTCCTCAATCTGGAAAAATCGCATCGTACGCTTTTGGAACGGCCTACAG CGAAAGCTTGGACGACGACAAAAACGAACTGTCCCACAACCGACTAGATGGAGGTAGGCGACGAAAACGCCGCGATCTTACCGTGCAACTCACGGAAGTTGCGCTCACTAAGCCTGCAGGAATAGGTAATCCTAACGACTCTAATAGTTCGAGCGAAGTGATGGAGCCCGATACCACTAGCGCACTTCCAGATAGTAGTGAAATCTCAAATAGCTCAAACAATTCAAAAGAACGCTTCGAAGAGGCCGCTCCGGCTGTGGTTGAGCTACGTAAATACTCTTCAAAGATCAGTCAACCTAAAGGCGAGACCGCCATGGAGTTCGACTACGAGCAGATTGCTAATGAAGACGGAGAGTTGTTGGACGAAGGTGAAGGCGAGGATGATGTAGCCACGGGGGAGTCAAAAAGACGACCCCGTCAACTGCGACCCATTTCACATACCTCTTCCAAATGGCCGGGACAAAATTACCGTGCTATCGACGCACCCCCTCCCCCACAGTACTCGCAGCAAACAGGATACAGCTTTGGAACTTACAATCCGTACCTCACGCCTCCCAACCCTGCCAACACACAACCGTTATACGGCAACCACAATTACAATCAGTTAACTCCTGGCTACCAATCCTACCtgcaccagcaacagcaagttGCTCCCGCTGGTCCACACCCCCAGCAAAAGCCTAAAGTGGTGTACACTGGCTACAATCTGTCGTTGCCTCCGCCGCCGCTGGAGGACGACTTTCGGCCAATTTCTGGCAGCTACTACGGAGCGGCCGGCACAGGCCCAAGCAGTCCGCGGCCCCACAATATCCAGCAGCAGCACTCAAACGCGGGTGACCTCCTCCCCTACCTTATACAACAGCTGAAGGAGCTAAAAGAGCGGCGCAAGAATCTGCAGGCGGAAAACTTTGCTTACTTCCATCTGGACAATCAGCCGGTAAGCCCGGCCCCCGTTTCAGGAGCCACATCCGTGCCCACAGCCAGCACCGCCCACTATTCCTCAGTTGATCCATCAAAGCACGCACATCAGGTTACTCCAAATGGTCAGTACAGCACCATGGGCGGATTCTTTAACAACCAGAAACCGGACCAGGCCCCCTACACTGTTAACTATCCCGGCAAGTTGGTCTCCCACTACAGCATTGGTTCTGATGATGGACAGCGCAGCACGACGGAGAGCAACTACTTTCAGTATAACATCGTAGCCAATCAGAAGATGAAGGGTGTCCTTAGCACCGCCAAGCCGAGCCAGCTCGGGCTCGCTGCCTTCAAAGTTAGGCCTCCCGTTACGCCGCTGCATGTGACTCAGAGCATTAATGTAGTATCACCCCCAAATCTGGCGTACAACAGACCCAATAGTCTGCAGCAGGTTCCGTTTCGTGACTTCTCGCACCTTCCCGTGGGCATTAGTTACGCCACCAACAGCACTGTGCCAGAATCCTACCAGACCTTCACCAAGTCAATCAGCACCACAGAGGCTCCGAAGGGCGATCTTCCCAATAGCAAGTCGAAGCTGACCAACTTTCAGTTTAACATCCATGAGTTTATGGCTAACCTCAAGGCCAGCGATCTGTCTAGTGTCAACCCGGCCGTAAATCCGTTGATAAAATACTTCAAGCAAGTCAGTAGCGACGGAAATAAAAATAGCACCTTGCGCAATACGCTGGTGCCTCGACGTCCTGTACCAGGAAGTACAAGTTCAGTTAGCAGCACAGCCTCGACCACCCAGATTCCGACCACGCCAAGTTATTCGACGTCCAAAACTCGCTTCAGAGCCAAGCCGACAGTGCCTACGCCTACCACACCAACCACAACGAGGGCTCTGAAGGGGTACGAAAACTTCATCAAGGGCATACAGAACCAACTGAACAAGCAGACCTCTAGCCAAATTCCCGCCTCCAGCACTTCCACAAGCACTCTGCGAGTGCCGACCACGACGACTGTGAAAAGCGTCGACTATTATGACGAAGATTACGAAGAGGATGAGGACATACTGCCTCCGTCTCAAATGCCTCCTTACATGCCCATGTCCGAGACCATGGCCCCTCCCCGCCCCCAACTGCCTACAGCAGCACCCTTCACCGAGTCTCCAGGAAAAGCGAGACCAAACTTCCAGACAGGATTCCTGGAGGCTACGACAACACGCCGTCCGTTTCCCAACTTCTCGCAGCTGAACCAACCAGGTGCCGAGGCCGGCGTGCCCTCCTTTATTAGCTTTCCCAGCGACATCTTCCAAGAACTGAAGCAGCGGTTGCCTCATCTTCCCGAAACCAGCACCCCACAAACCAGTACCAAGATACCCACAACTCCACGCAGCATGCGTCCGTCTTCCAATCCGAGGCCAATCCCCTCCAGTACGGCGCCGCCAACGACTCGAGTGCGTTACACAGTGCGGCCGCATAAGCGAGGACAACAAAAGTGGATGACGATGGCACCGGTCCAGGGCCAAAAGGATGTAAAGAACCTTACCGAGAATGAACCCGAAATCTTAGGCTCTAGCAAGCAGAGTAACCTGGGCGGCCTGCAACTAAATTCCATACATGTGGGCTCAGGCGAAGAACGACACAG AGTTGAGTCATCCTCCCCGTCATCGCTAGGGGCGCCGCCACCCGCTAATGTATTTGTACAGCCCACGCCACAAGCTCCATCGCCACAGTTAGAACCCAATCGTAACTACTACAATGCATCCATATTTAATCATGGGGGCGGCTACcaaccaccgcagcagcaacagcagcagcaacaacaacaactacagccAACACCATTTCAACAAGCGACaccgcaacaacaacatcagctgcAGCCACAAGCCTCACCACATCCCTATGATTCATCCTATTATTCTGTTTACGACGACGATATCGATTTGTATAGGGATATAGAgtaccagcagcagcagcaacaggacCAGCAGCAGCCATCTGTCCCCCAGTACCAACCAACAGTGCGCCAACAGCAGCCGCACTCAACCTACCGCCCCTTAGAGCTCTCGGCTACACCGACACCCCCACAGAAGTCATCTTACAGCAACCAGCAGACTTTGGCCTACTCCTCAGACTACGATGAGGACATTAATGCGCAG ATCGAACAGGAAAATTTGTACGATCAGCCCACACGTTCACCGCAAAG GGTGGAACAGGTGGCCATACAAAGGCTGGATTCTCGACCCAGTCCTTCGACAGACCTATCCCCGACGACGCCCGCCACCCGTCCGGATGCTCTCACCTATTATGACACTGTGACCACCCCCAACCCTCCGCAACATGGGCCAGCCGACTACAGCTACTCCAGTTCCGCAGAGTATGCTTTCGGGTCGGCAGAGGACTACGACCTGAGAGAGCGCACACTGACTCGAGCCAAGTCCACTGCACGCACCTACACGGATGACTATGATCTGATCGCCAATGTTGTGGGTCCTACCAGCAAGAGCACAATGGCGCCACCAACACGAACCCAGAACACAAAATCAACTTCGGCACTTAGCATGAACCCGTCCAAGAGTTCCATCACCAACACACAAATTCTTGAGGTCACAAagtccacaacaacaacaacaactacaaccacGACACCATTCCcatcgacaacaacaacaaaactaGCAAG AAACAACAATAGAAACCGGGGAAATGCAATGTACGCCAATCAGGATCGAGACGTACTTTCTACGCCGAATCGTGGAACTCACCCACC acGAACACGACCCACACTCAAGCCATCGGGCACGATCGTGTCAAAGGCCCAAGAGTTTGTCGATATATACCGGTACCCACCGACTCGCCCCGACCCAATATACCCACAGCCCACGCCCGATAAAACGGCAGCCAAGTGCCGGAAGGACGTATGCCTGTTACCAGACTGTTATTGCGGAGGCAAGGATATACCTG GCGATCTACCCGTTGAAAGCATACCTCAGATCGTTCTATTGACTTTCGATGATTCGGTGAATGACCTAAACAAGCAGTTGTACACGGACCTCTTCGAGAAAGGTCGCGTCAATCCCAACGGCTGCCCGATAACAGCCACTTTTTACGTCTCCCACGAATGGACTGACTACAGTCAGGTTCAGAATCTTTACGCCGATGGACACGAAATGGCCTCGCATACAGTTTC CCACAGCTTTGGCGAGCAGTTCTCGCAGAAAAAGTGGACTCGTGAAATTTCCGGGCAGCGGGAGATCCTTGCTGCTTACGGCGGTGTCAAGCTATCTGATGTACGAGGCATGCGCGCACCGTTCCTCTCGGTCGGTGGTAACAAAATGTACAAAATGCTATACGACTCAAACTTCACCTACGACTCCTCCATGCCTGTCTACGAGAACCGACCACCATCCTGGCCCTACACCCTGGATTACAAGATATTCCACGACTGTATGATTCCGCCCTGCCCAACCCGCTCTTACCCCGGAGTATGGCAAGTACCTATGGTCATGTGGCAGGATCTAAACGGAGGCCGCTGCTCGATGGGCGATGCATGTTCGAACCCGAGCGATGCAGATGGAGTAACCAAGATGATTATGAAAAATTTTGAACGTCATTACACCACGAACAG AGCACCTTTCGGCCTGTTTTATCACGCTGCGTGGTTTACCCAGCCCCACCACAAGGAAGGATTCATTAAATTCCTGGACGCCATCAATGCCATGCAGGACGTGTGGATCATAACCAACTGGCAGGCACTGCAATGGGTCAGAGACCCCACACCAACATCTCGCATTAATTCATTCCAGCCGTTCCAGTGCGACTATTCG GATCGGCCCAAACGCTGCAACAACCCGAAAGTATGTAACCTGTGGCACAAGTCTGGCGTCCGTTACATGAAAACATGTCAGCCATGCCCTGACATTTACCCCTGGACTGGAAAATCCGGAATCCGATCTTCCCGCATCGATAATGAAGTTGAAGAACCGGCGGCGTAA